In one window of Toxotes jaculatrix isolate fToxJac2 chromosome 10, fToxJac2.pri, whole genome shotgun sequence DNA:
- the si:ch73-335m24.2 gene encoding protein eva-1 homolog C isoform X2, translating into MLIIECPSRTSVAVLSAFYGRRVPNQHLCPSTNTNTTVEEDTECSSPIATEKVLSECQDRRSCHIPVFSPVFGQDPCPLTSKYLLVFYKCRPEHHRTRLVCENERLRLMCKNETVLAIYSATFGHLLHGSPHCPQEPGSHTDMECLSPLALRKVSRRCHGRANCSVMADTQTFGDPCFPGTRKHLRVSFTCVPRYLLEDVGRGSTDPFMISDYTHGLPEKVALYFVSGICAGLVFLLCLFGLRSTLVRDVKELVSELNDELKASHRQSKELMEDLYDEEISDTSSFCRLTQSYRTADIFSPSTLTVEMVDRGGDQTRDQPNGDIWPHRDSSPYAIHKIKTYNN; encoded by the exons ATGCTCATCATTGAGTGTCCCTCCAGGACGTCTGTGGCAGTCCTATCAGCTTTCTATGGACGGCGTGTTCCTAATCAGCATTTATGTccctccacaaacacaaacacaactgtggAAGAGGACACAGAATGCTCTTCACCAATTGCTACTGAG AAAGTGCTGTCAGAGTGTCAGGATCGGCGTTCCTGTCACATCCCTGTCTTCAGTCCAGTATTTGGGCAGGACCCCTGTCCACTCACCAGCAAATACCTCCTAGTCTTCTACAAGTGTAGACCAG AACACCACCGCACAAGACTGGTGTGTGAAAATGAGCGTCTGCGGCTGATGTGTAAAAATGAGACTGTCCTCGCCATCTACTCGGCCACGTTTGGACACCTTCTGCACGGCAGTCCTCACTGTCCTCAAGAACCTGGATCACATACTGACATGG AGTGTTTGTCACCTTTGGCTCTGAGGAAGGTGTCACGCAGGTGTCATGGCAGAGCGAACTGTTCAGTCATGGCCGATACTCAAACCTTTGGGGACCCCTGTTTCCCCGGCACCAGGAAACACCTGCGGGTGTCCTTCACTTGTG TTCCCCGGTATCTTCTGGAAGATGTGGGTCGAGGATCAACAGATCCTTTCATGATTTCAGACTACACACATG GTCTGCCAGAGAAAGTGGCTCTTTACTTTGTCTCTGGCATCTGTGCTGGTCTGGTTTTCCTGCTCTGCCTGTTTGGTCTACGCTCCACACTAGTGAGAGATGTTAAAGAGCTGGTTTCTGAGCTTAACGATGAGCTGAAAGCATCTCACAGACAGAGCAAAGAGCTCATGGAGGACCTCTACGATGAGGAGATCTCAGACACGTCGTCCTTCTGTCGACTCACACAATCCTATCGCACAGCGGACATCTTCAGTCCCTCCACGCTGACAGTAGAGATGGTTGATCGCGGGGGGGACCAGACGAGGGACCAACCCAACGGAGACATCTGGCCACACCGAGACTCCAGCCCTTACGCCATTCACAAGATTAAAACCTACAACAACTGA
- the si:ch73-335m24.2 gene encoding protein eva-1 homolog C isoform X1, which translates to MICHFLLEKDRCISTDHTLLLEVTFWKKIVPYLHRQDAHTPLKIHSAHSAPDFSLYLHTILKNHTAHACEGSMLIIECPSRTSVAVLSAFYGRRVPNQHLCPSTNTNTTVEEDTECSSPIATEKVLSECQDRRSCHIPVFSPVFGQDPCPLTSKYLLVFYKCRPEHHRTRLVCENERLRLMCKNETVLAIYSATFGHLLHGSPHCPQEPGSHTDMECLSPLALRKVSRRCHGRANCSVMADTQTFGDPCFPGTRKHLRVSFTCVPRYLLEDVGRGSTDPFMISDYTHGLPEKVALYFVSGICAGLVFLLCLFGLRSTLVRDVKELVSELNDELKASHRQSKELMEDLYDEEISDTSSFCRLTQSYRTADIFSPSTLTVEMVDRGGDQTRDQPNGDIWPHRDSSPYAIHKIKTYNN; encoded by the exons CTCTGAAGATACACTCCGCTCATTCGGCTCCAGATTTCTCGC TATATCTTCACACCATTCTGAAGAACCATACTGCTCATGCGTGTGAAGGAAGCATGCTCATCATTGAGTGTCCCTCCAGGACGTCTGTGGCAGTCCTATCAGCTTTCTATGGACGGCGTGTTCCTAATCAGCATTTATGTccctccacaaacacaaacacaactgtggAAGAGGACACAGAATGCTCTTCACCAATTGCTACTGAG AAAGTGCTGTCAGAGTGTCAGGATCGGCGTTCCTGTCACATCCCTGTCTTCAGTCCAGTATTTGGGCAGGACCCCTGTCCACTCACCAGCAAATACCTCCTAGTCTTCTACAAGTGTAGACCAG AACACCACCGCACAAGACTGGTGTGTGAAAATGAGCGTCTGCGGCTGATGTGTAAAAATGAGACTGTCCTCGCCATCTACTCGGCCACGTTTGGACACCTTCTGCACGGCAGTCCTCACTGTCCTCAAGAACCTGGATCACATACTGACATGG AGTGTTTGTCACCTTTGGCTCTGAGGAAGGTGTCACGCAGGTGTCATGGCAGAGCGAACTGTTCAGTCATGGCCGATACTCAAACCTTTGGGGACCCCTGTTTCCCCGGCACCAGGAAACACCTGCGGGTGTCCTTCACTTGTG TTCCCCGGTATCTTCTGGAAGATGTGGGTCGAGGATCAACAGATCCTTTCATGATTTCAGACTACACACATG GTCTGCCAGAGAAAGTGGCTCTTTACTTTGTCTCTGGCATCTGTGCTGGTCTGGTTTTCCTGCTCTGCCTGTTTGGTCTACGCTCCACACTAGTGAGAGATGTTAAAGAGCTGGTTTCTGAGCTTAACGATGAGCTGAAAGCATCTCACAGACAGAGCAAAGAGCTCATGGAGGACCTCTACGATGAGGAGATCTCAGACACGTCGTCCTTCTGTCGACTCACACAATCCTATCGCACAGCGGACATCTTCAGTCCCTCCACGCTGACAGTAGAGATGGTTGATCGCGGGGGGGACCAGACGAGGGACCAACCCAACGGAGACATCTGGCCACACCGAGACTCCAGCCCTTACGCCATTCACAAGATTAAAACCTACAACAACTGA